Proteins found in one Streptococcus criceti HS-6 genomic segment:
- a CDS encoding 2-isopropylmalate synthase: MRKVEFLDTSLRDGEQTPGVNFSVKEKVAIAKQLEKWGISAIEAGFPAASPDSFEAVKQIAAAMTKTAVTGLARSVKSDIDACYQALKDAKYPQCHVFIATSPIHREFKLKKSKEEILDVIKEHVSYARQYFDVVEFSPEDATRTELDYLLEVVQTAVDAGATYINIPDTVGFTTPSEFGHIFEYLIENIKSDRDIIFSPHCHDDLGMATANTLAAIKNGAGRIEGTINGIGERAGNVALEEVAVALKIREDYFNATSDIVLNETTNTSAIVSRFSGIPVPKNKAVVGGNAFSHESGIHQDGVLKNPLTYEIITPELVGVKQNSLPLGKLSGRHAFVEKLKELNLDFAEDEIKELFAKFKKLADKKHDIRDADIIALVEGTDIENPEGFHFADLKLISNQDETVTAVISMANKDAEAVDTVANGKGSVEAAFNAIDKFFNQTVRLLSYSIDAITDGIDAQARVAVSVENVDTGTIFNATGVDFDVMKASAIAYINANVLVQKENDGQIGRRVSEKDF; the protein is encoded by the coding sequence ATGCGTAAAGTAGAATTTCTTGATACCAGTCTTCGCGATGGGGAACAAACCCCCGGTGTTAATTTTTCTGTCAAAGAAAAGGTTGCCATTGCCAAACAGTTGGAAAAATGGGGCATCTCTGCTATTGAAGCGGGTTTCCCAGCCGCCAGTCCCGATTCTTTTGAAGCGGTCAAACAGATTGCTGCTGCCATGACTAAGACAGCTGTCACAGGTCTGGCCCGTTCGGTTAAGTCTGACATTGATGCTTGTTATCAGGCCCTCAAGGATGCTAAGTATCCCCAATGTCATGTCTTTATTGCGACTAGTCCTATCCATCGGGAATTTAAACTTAAAAAATCAAAGGAAGAAATTCTGGATGTCATTAAAGAGCATGTTTCCTATGCGCGTCAGTATTTCGATGTCGTTGAGTTTTCACCAGAAGATGCCACTCGGACCGAGCTTGACTATCTTCTGGAAGTGGTTCAGACAGCTGTTGATGCAGGAGCAACCTACATCAATATTCCGGATACGGTCGGTTTCACGACACCGAGTGAATTCGGCCATATCTTTGAGTACCTGATTGAAAATATCAAATCTGATCGTGATATCATTTTCAGTCCTCATTGTCATGATGATCTGGGAATGGCGACAGCCAATACGCTGGCGGCTATCAAGAATGGTGCCGGCCGTATTGAAGGAACAATTAATGGTATCGGTGAGCGGGCTGGTAATGTTGCCTTGGAAGAGGTGGCCGTCGCCCTCAAGATTCGGGAAGATTATTTCAATGCTACAAGTGACATTGTTCTAAATGAAACCACCAATACTTCAGCTATAGTTTCACGCTTCTCAGGTATTCCAGTGCCTAAAAATAAGGCTGTTGTCGGCGGCAATGCCTTCTCGCACGAATCAGGTATTCACCAAGATGGTGTTCTCAAAAATCCACTCACCTACGAAATCATTACTCCCGAACTGGTTGGCGTCAAGCAAAATTCTCTGCCGCTGGGCAAACTGTCTGGCCGCCATGCCTTTGTCGAAAAGCTCAAGGAATTGAATTTGGACTTTGCCGAGGATGAAATTAAGGAGCTCTTTGCCAAGTTCAAGAAGTTGGCTGACAAGAAACATGATATCAGAGATGCTGATATCATCGCCTTGGTCGAAGGTACTGATATTGAAAACCCAGAAGGCTTCCACTTTGCCGATCTGAAACTGATCTCTAATCAGGACGAAACCGTTACAGCAGTAATTTCCATGGCCAATAAGGATGCTGAAGCTGTAGATACAGTGGCTAATGGCAAGGGCTCTGTTGAAGCGGCCTTCAATGCCATTGATAAATTCTTCAATCAAACGGTTCGCCTGCTCAGTTACAGTATTGATGCGATTACCGATGGTATTGATGCCCAAGCCCGAGTAGCCGTATCTGTTGAGAATGTTGATACAGGAACCATTTTCAATGCTACAGGTGTCGATTTTGACGTCATGAAGGCCAGTGCCATTGCCTATATTAATGCTAATGTCTTGGTGCAAAAGGAAAACGACGGTCAAATCGGTCGCAGAGTATCAGAAAAAGACTTCTAA
- the udk gene encoding uridine kinase, with amino-acid sequence MQKKTIIIGVTGGSGGGKTSVSREILNHFPNSKIAMIEHDSYYKDQSHLTFEERISTNYDHPLAFDTDLMIEHIKELQAGRPVDIPIYDYTQHTRSSETYRQEPQDVFIVEGILVLEDERLRDLMDIKLFVDTDDDIRIIRRIKRDMLERGRSLDSIIEQYTSVVKPMYHQFIEPTKRYADIVIPEGVSNTVAIDLINTKIASILDDK; translated from the coding sequence ATGCAGAAAAAAACGATTATTATTGGCGTAACAGGTGGTTCTGGTGGTGGTAAAACCAGTGTATCTCGGGAAATTCTCAATCATTTTCCTAATTCAAAGATTGCGATGATTGAACATGATTCCTACTATAAGGATCAATCCCATCTGACCTTTGAGGAGCGAATATCAACCAATTATGACCACCCTCTGGCTTTCGATACGGATCTCATGATTGAGCATATCAAGGAGCTGCAGGCTGGCCGTCCCGTTGATATCCCCATCTATGATTATACCCAGCATACCAGAAGCAGTGAAACTTATCGGCAGGAGCCTCAAGATGTCTTTATTGTTGAAGGCATTTTGGTGTTGGAAGACGAGCGCCTGAGGGACTTGATGGATATCAAACTTTTTGTTGATACCGATGATGATATTCGGATTATTCGACGGATCAAAAGGGATATGCTGGAGCGGGGCCGCAGTCTAGATAGTATTATCGAGCAATACACCAGCGTGGTTAAACCTATGTATCATCAGTTCATTGAGCCAACCAAACGCTATGCTGATATCGTTATCCCAGAAGGCGTTTCCAATACCGTAGCTATTGATCTCATCAATACTAAGATCGCTTCTATTTTAGATGATAAATAG
- a CDS encoding DEAD/DEAH box helicase has protein sequence MSMQLPSLLAERLKSAGIQELTPIQEQAFEPILSGQTVLGISPTGTGKTLAYLLPLLSKLTSKKAQQILILAPNTELAGQIFEVTKDWAEPLGYTAQVLLSGSSQKRQIERLKKGPQILIGTPGRVFELIKLKKVKMMNVDTIVLDEFDELLGDSQYQFVSKICHHVPRDHQLIYMSATAKIDRSQLAEGTLEIDLSGQKLDNISHYYLQVDKRHRLELLRKLSNIPDFRGLVFFNSLSDLGAAEERLQYNGASAVSLASDVNVKFRKVILEKFKNHELALLLATDLVARGIDIENLETVVNYEVPRDKEAYTHRAGRTGRMGKNGAVVTLISHPADLKKLKKFAHVREIVLKNQAFYEK, from the coding sequence ATGTCTATGCAATTACCATCACTGTTAGCAGAACGCTTAAAATCGGCCGGCATTCAGGAGCTGACACCAATCCAAGAGCAAGCCTTCGAGCCAATCTTATCTGGCCAGACTGTTTTAGGTATCAGTCCAACCGGGACCGGAAAAACACTGGCCTATCTCTTACCGCTCCTGAGCAAATTGACCAGTAAAAAGGCCCAGCAAATTTTAATCCTAGCTCCCAATACCGAATTAGCTGGTCAAATTTTTGAGGTGACCAAGGATTGGGCAGAACCACTTGGCTATACAGCCCAAGTCCTGCTTTCAGGTTCCAGCCAAAAACGGCAGATTGAACGCTTGAAAAAAGGTCCGCAGATTTTAATCGGAACCCCCGGTCGTGTCTTTGAGCTGATTAAACTCAAAAAAGTCAAGATGATGAATGTCGATACCATCGTCTTGGATGAGTTTGATGAATTATTGGGTGATTCTCAGTACCAGTTTGTCAGCAAGATCTGCCACCATGTTCCGCGGGATCATCAGCTGATTTACATGAGTGCTACAGCTAAGATTGACCGCAGCCAATTAGCTGAGGGGACACTGGAAATTGACCTGAGCGGCCAAAAACTGGACAATATCAGCCACTACTACCTTCAAGTCGACAAGCGCCATAGGCTAGAACTATTACGCAAGCTTTCAAATATTCCTGATTTTCGCGGTCTGGTCTTTTTTAACAGCCTTTCCGACTTGGGAGCTGCTGAGGAACGCTTGCAATACAATGGCGCGTCTGCTGTTTCTCTAGCTAGTGATGTTAATGTCAAATTCCGTAAAGTTATCCTAGAAAAATTTAAAAATCATGAGTTAGCCTTGTTGCTGGCGACTGATCTTGTTGCTAGAGGGATTGATATTGAAAATCTGGAAACGGTCGTCAATTACGAAGTCCCTCGTGATAAGGAAGCCTATACTCACCGAGCTGGTCGAACCGGCCGCATGGGCAAGAATGGAGCTGTTGTCACCTTGATCAGCCATCCTGCAGATTTGAAAAAACTCAAAAAATTCGCTCACGTGCGAGAAATTGTGCTCAAGAATCAAGCGTTTTATGAGAAATAG
- a CDS encoding YlbF/YmcA family competence regulator, giving the protein MTTNIYDLANELERGIRALPEYHTLAEQKAKIDGDEEAKQLFTEFTSFQEGIYNAMQSGQMPSQDDQKKMQEMGQKIEANPILKAYIEAQQALSVYLNDIEKIVFKPLADLNK; this is encoded by the coding sequence ATGACAACTAATATTTATGATTTAGCAAATGAATTGGAGCGTGGCATCCGCGCCTTGCCAGAATACCATACCTTGGCTGAGCAAAAGGCTAAGATTGATGGGGATGAGGAAGCTAAGCAACTGTTCACTGAATTCACCAGCTTCCAAGAAGGCATCTATAACGCCATGCAATCAGGTCAAATGCCCAGTCAAGATGATCAAAAGAAGATGCAGGAGATGGGGCAAAAAATTGAGGCCAATCCGATCCTTAAGGCTTACATTGAAGCCCAGCAAGCCCTGTCCGTCTATCTCAACGATATCGAGAAGATCGTTTTTAAGCCCTTGGCTGATTTAAATAAGTGA
- a CDS encoding prephenate dehydrogenase has product MQSPRSLGALMKTKTIYIAGLGLIGGSLALGIKRDHPNYEVIGYNRSDKSRNIALERGLVDQATANFAEFAPRADVIILAVPIKQTIDFIKALADMPLKDNVLITDAGSTKAEIVIAAEKYLDPSKVQFVGSHPMAGSHKSGAIAADVNLFENAYYIFTPTNLTRETTIPEMKDLLTGLHARFVQIEAAEHDRVTGQVSHFPHVLAASLMEQAGDYAKDHELTNHFAAGGFRDMTRIAESEPGMWTSILLSNQEAVLGRIADFKTHLDNVAQLISAGDADGIWNFFNQARLTRKAMEIHKKGGVDSGFDLYVTIPDEEDSILKVLEVLRGISVMNIRINEENREDINGILQITFKNQKDQAKAMALLGKHEDYNVTL; this is encoded by the coding sequence ATTCAGTCCCCTAGAAGCTTAGGAGCGCTTATGAAAACAAAAACGATCTATATTGCAGGTCTAGGACTCATTGGTGGCTCCTTGGCCTTGGGCATCAAGCGAGATCACCCAAACTATGAGGTGATAGGTTACAATCGCTCTGATAAATCTCGCAATATCGCCTTGGAACGGGGGCTCGTTGATCAGGCAACTGCCAATTTTGCAGAGTTTGCTCCCAGAGCAGATGTCATTATTCTAGCGGTTCCTATCAAACAGACTATTGATTTTATCAAGGCCTTGGCGGATATGCCATTAAAAGATAATGTCCTTATTACTGATGCTGGTTCAACCAAGGCTGAGATTGTGATAGCGGCGGAAAAATATCTGGATCCGTCCAAGGTCCAATTTGTTGGTTCCCATCCTATGGCTGGTTCTCATAAGTCAGGAGCCATTGCTGCGGATGTCAATCTCTTTGAAAATGCCTACTATATTTTTACCCCGACCAATTTAACTAGAGAAACGACTATTCCTGAAATGAAGGATCTCCTGACAGGTCTCCATGCTCGCTTTGTTCAAATTGAAGCCGCTGAGCACGACCGAGTGACGGGGCAGGTTTCCCATTTTCCTCATGTCTTAGCTGCCAGCCTCATGGAACAGGCGGGTGATTACGCTAAGGACCACGAACTAACCAATCATTTTGCGGCTGGTGGTTTTCGAGATATGACACGGATTGCTGAGAGTGAGCCTGGCATGTGGACTTCAATTCTTTTGAGCAATCAGGAAGCTGTCTTGGGTCGAATTGCTGATTTTAAGACTCATTTGGACAATGTGGCCCAACTGATTTCAGCTGGGGATGCTGATGGAATTTGGAATTTCTTTAATCAAGCTCGCCTGACCAGAAAAGCTATGGAAATTCATAAAAAGGGCGGTGTTGACAGTGGCTTTGATCTCTATGTCACTATTCCCGACGAAGAAGACAGTATTCTCAAGGTCCTAGAAGTCCTGCGGGGTATCTCCGTCATGAATATTCGTATTAACGAGGAGAACAGAGAAGATATCAATGGGATTCTCCAAATTACCTTTAAAAACCAGAAAGACCAAGCTAAGGCTATGGCTCTGCTTGGCAAACATGAAGACTATAATGTAACCCTCTAA
- the aroC gene encoding chorismate synthase: MRYLTAGESHGPRLTAIIEGVPAGLPLTAEDINGDLKRRQGGYGRGGRMKIESDYIVFTSGVRHGKTTGAPITMDVVNRDHQKWLDIMSAEDIEERLKSKRKITHPRPGHADLVGGMKYRFEDLRNSLERSSARETTMRVAIGAVAKRILAELDIEIANHVVVFGGKEIDVPDGLSVAQIKDLAAKSDVSIVNQEREQEIKDYVDQVKKDGDTIGGVVETVVGGVPAGLGSYVQWDRKLDAKLAQAVVSINAFKGVEFGLGFKDGYLPGSQVMDEILWNPEDGYTRKTNNLGGFEGGMTNGQPLVIRGVMKPIPTLYKPLMSVDIETHEPYKATVERSDPTALPAAGVVMEAVVATVLANEILETFTSDNLEELKEAVDRHRDYIKNF, translated from the coding sequence ATGAGATATTTAACAGCTGGTGAGTCGCACGGCCCCCGTCTGACTGCCATTATTGAAGGGGTTCCTGCTGGCCTTCCGCTGACAGCTGAGGACATCAACGGTGACTTGAAACGCCGTCAGGGCGGTTATGGCCGCGGTGGCCGTATGAAAATTGAAAGCGACTACATTGTCTTTACTTCTGGTGTCCGTCACGGTAAGACAACTGGTGCCCCCATTACGATGGATGTGGTTAATCGGGACCACCAGAAATGGTTGGATATCATGTCCGCAGAGGATATTGAGGAACGTCTAAAGAGCAAGCGCAAGATCACCCATCCCAGGCCTGGTCATGCTGACCTAGTCGGTGGCATGAAATACCGCTTTGAAGATTTACGCAATTCCTTGGAACGCTCATCTGCTCGTGAAACCACTATGCGAGTAGCTATCGGAGCCGTGGCCAAGCGGATTCTTGCCGAGCTTGATATCGAAATTGCCAACCATGTTGTTGTCTTCGGCGGCAAGGAAATTGATGTGCCAGATGGTCTTTCCGTTGCTCAAATTAAGGACTTAGCCGCTAAGTCAGATGTTTCCATTGTTAACCAAGAGCGGGAGCAGGAAATTAAAGACTACGTTGACCAAGTTAAAAAAGATGGCGACACTATCGGTGGTGTTGTGGAAACGGTTGTCGGCGGTGTACCGGCAGGTCTGGGCTCTTATGTTCAGTGGGACAGAAAGCTGGACGCTAAGTTGGCACAAGCTGTCGTCTCTATCAATGCTTTTAAAGGGGTTGAATTTGGTCTCGGTTTTAAAGATGGTTATCTGCCTGGCAGTCAGGTCATGGATGAAATTCTCTGGAACCCAGAAGACGGCTACACTCGTAAAACTAATAATCTAGGTGGCTTTGAAGGTGGCATGACCAATGGACAGCCTCTGGTTATCCGCGGGGTTATGAAACCTATTCCGACTCTCTATAAACCGCTCATGTCCGTTGATATTGAAACGCATGAGCCATATAAGGCCACCGTTGAGCGATCCGATCCGACAGCCCTGCCAGCAGCAGGTGTGGTTATGGAAGCCGTTGTTGCTACGGTCCTAGCTAATGAAATTCTTGAAACCTTCACCTCTGACAATCTTGAAGAATTAAAAGAAGCCGTCGATCGCCATCGAGACTATATCAAGAATTTTTGA
- the aroB gene encoding 3-dehydroquinate synthase: MKLRVDLSHSPYDLVVEKGCLSQVGDWVAGLWGKQKITIITDNHVGGLYAEKVKLRLEAAGFEAHVFDFLEGEASKTLTTANKAYEFLIKAGMTRSDGIIALGGGVVGDLAGFVASTYMRGIHFLQIPTSLTAQVDSSIGGKTGVNTPWAKNIVGTFAQPDGVLIDPDTLKTLGKRELIEGMGEVVKYGLIDDLELWQELQTMSGSKESILEHAESIIYHSCNVKRKIVVEDEFEGGVRMYLNFGHTIGHAIEQTAGYGKVMHGEAVAIGMVQIAKVAEKKGLMLQGISQEIANMCTKFGLPTDFEPWDVDKLYQALSHDKKARGKDIKIVLVPEIGQASITQIPLTEMKDYLVK; encoded by the coding sequence ATGAAGTTACGTGTCGATTTGAGTCACAGTCCCTACGACTTAGTTGTTGAAAAGGGATGCCTGAGTCAGGTAGGAGACTGGGTGGCTGGCCTCTGGGGCAAGCAAAAGATTACCATTATTACTGATAACCATGTCGGTGGCCTCTATGCTGAAAAGGTCAAATTAAGGCTGGAAGCAGCGGGTTTTGAGGCCCATGTTTTTGACTTTCTTGAAGGTGAAGCCAGTAAGACCTTGACTACAGCCAATAAAGCCTATGAATTTCTGATTAAAGCCGGTATGACCCGAAGTGACGGAATTATTGCTTTAGGTGGCGGTGTTGTTGGCGATCTGGCAGGTTTCGTGGCTTCAACCTATATGCGGGGCATTCACTTCCTGCAGATTCCTACCAGCCTGACAGCTCAAGTTGATTCGTCTATCGGAGGTAAAACGGGTGTCAATACTCCTTGGGCTAAAAATATTGTCGGCACCTTTGCCCAGCCCGATGGGGTTTTGATTGATCCTGATACCTTAAAAACTTTAGGCAAGCGTGAATTAATTGAAGGCATGGGTGAGGTCGTTAAATACGGTTTGATTGATGACTTAGAACTCTGGCAGGAATTGCAGACCATGTCTGGTTCAAAAGAGTCTATTCTAGAACACGCTGAATCCATTATTTACCATTCCTGCAATGTCAAACGTAAGATTGTTGTGGAAGATGAATTTGAAGGCGGTGTTCGCATGTACCTAAACTTCGGTCACACGATCGGCCATGCTATTGAGCAAACAGCTGGCTATGGCAAGGTTATGCACGGTGAAGCTGTGGCTATCGGTATGGTACAGATTGCTAAGGTGGCTGAAAAGAAAGGTCTTATGCTTCAGGGAATTTCGCAAGAAATTGCCAATATGTGTACTAAATTTGGCTTGCCAACAGATTTTGAACCTTGGGATGTGGACAAACTCTACCAAGCTCTCAGTCACGATAAAAAGGCTCGCGGTAAGGATATTAAAATCGTACTGGTTCCTGAAATTGGTCAAGCCAGCATCACTCAAATTCCCCTGACAGAAATGAAAGATTATTTGGTGAAGTAG
- a CDS encoding shikimate dehydrogenase has translation MQIDGYTRMAAVVARPIKHSISPFIHNYAFDITGVNGVYVAWDIPEEDLQESVQNVRRYDMFGINISMPYKQVVIPFLDELDQAAQLIGAVNTVVNRQGHLVGYNTDGYGFFKALEKDDGLTIKDKTMTILGGGGAATSIIVQAALNGAKRINIFNQTQFLEETKAKAEKYAAATDVQLDVFPVEDQTLIQEKILESDLLVNATSVGMDGKSMVLADDTDLPAGLRVADTIYQPFETPFLKYARSKGLKASNGLGMLLYQAAKAFELWTEQVMPTDEIWRELEKRYDV, from the coding sequence ATGCAGATTGATGGATATACGCGGATGGCTGCAGTCGTCGCGCGGCCGATTAAGCATTCTATTTCGCCTTTTATTCATAACTATGCCTTCGATATTACGGGCGTTAATGGTGTCTATGTAGCTTGGGACATTCCAGAAGAAGACTTGCAGGAGTCTGTCCAAAATGTCCGCCGTTATGACATGTTTGGGATTAACATTTCTATGCCCTATAAGCAGGTGGTAATCCCTTTTTTGGATGAATTAGATCAGGCGGCCCAGCTGATTGGCGCTGTCAATACAGTTGTCAACCGTCAGGGACACTTGGTTGGCTACAATACCGATGGCTACGGTTTTTTCAAGGCATTAGAAAAAGACGATGGTCTTACTATCAAAGATAAGACCATGACCATCCTTGGCGGCGGTGGAGCTGCAACCTCTATCATTGTGCAGGCAGCTCTCAATGGCGCAAAGAGAATCAACATCTTTAACCAGACTCAATTTTTGGAAGAAACTAAGGCCAAGGCTGAAAAATATGCAGCAGCAACAGATGTCCAGTTGGACGTCTTCCCAGTTGAAGACCAAACCTTGATTCAGGAAAAAATCTTGGAAAGTGACCTTCTGGTCAATGCTACTAGCGTTGGCATGGATGGTAAATCTATGGTCCTTGCTGACGACACTGATTTGCCAGCCGGTCTAAGAGTGGCTGATACCATCTACCAACCCTTTGAGACTCCCTTTCTAAAATACGCCAGAAGCAAGGGCCTCAAGGCCAGTAATGGTCTAGGTATGTTGCTCTATCAAGCCGCTAAAGCTTTTGAACTGTGGACTGAACAAGTCATGCCAACAGATGAAATTTGGCGGGAACTAGAAAAGCGCTACGATGTTTAA
- the aroD gene encoding type I 3-dehydroquinate dehydratase: MKIVVPVMPRSLDEVNQLDAAKYDHADIIEWRADFLPKDDIIKVAPAIFEKFPGREIIFTLRTQAEGGQISLPDEEYVSLIKEVSSLYHPDYIDFEYYSHQDIFSQMLEFPNLILSYHNFEETPDNLMSILSELTTLTPRVVKVAVMPQTEQDVLDLMNFTRGFKVLNPEQDYVTMAMGKLGQVSRLASDLMGSSWTFASVDEASAPGQIGLADMFKVREILDAD; encoded by the coding sequence ATGAAAATAGTAGTTCCCGTAATGCCTCGTTCCCTAGACGAGGTCAATCAGCTTGATGCTGCCAAATACGACCACGCCGATATCATCGAATGGCGGGCCGATTTCTTGCCTAAGGATGATATTATCAAGGTAGCCCCAGCCATTTTTGAAAAATTTCCCGGTCGAGAAATCATCTTTACCTTGCGAACTCAAGCAGAGGGCGGCCAGATTTCTTTGCCTGATGAAGAGTATGTCAGCTTGATTAAGGAAGTATCGTCCCTTTATCATCCTGACTATATCGACTTTGAATATTATTCTCATCAGGACATCTTCTCACAAATGTTGGAATTTCCAAATCTGATTTTGTCCTATCATAATTTCGAAGAAACACCAGATAATCTGATGAGTATTCTGTCTGAGCTGACGACCCTGACCCCTCGAGTGGTCAAGGTTGCTGTCATGCCCCAGACTGAGCAAGATGTCTTGGATTTGATGAATTTCACCAGAGGTTTCAAGGTGCTCAATCCTGAACAGGATTATGTCACCATGGCTATGGGCAAGCTCGGTCAGGTTTCTCGCCTCGCTAGCGATTTGATGGGATCATCTTGGACCTTTGCTAGTGTTGACGAAGCGAGTGCACCAGGCCAAATCGGCTTGGCTGATATGTTTAAAGTAAGGGAGATTCTTGATGCAGATTGA
- a CDS encoding class I SAM-dependent rRNA methyltransferase → MNKLIVDALVEKKINRGIQLLQEQDFNDFSMTDQVLGLYNAKQKFLGTAYLSKQNKGIGWLVSRKSVQLDKTFFVDLFEKARAKRQIYENDDLTTAYRLFNQDGDNFGGISIDRYGDYALFSWYNAYLYSLKDSVVAAFQEVYPELVGAYEKIRFQGLDYQSAHLYGQEAPDRLTILENGVSYSVFLNDGLMTGIFLDQREVRASLTNGLALGKTVLNTFSYTAAFSVAAAMGGAVETTSVDLAKRSRELSQAHFLANGLAMDQHKLVVMDIFDYYRYAKRKGLTYDLIVIDPPSFSRHKKQTFSVAKDYHKLISQALEIIKPGGILIASTNASNLSVGQFKKQLEKGFAGHKHHYLNLKQLPADFAVNQADQTSNYLKVYTIKVE, encoded by the coding sequence ATGAATAAGCTTATTGTGGATGCCTTGGTTGAAAAGAAAATTAATCGTGGAATTCAGCTCCTTCAAGAACAGGATTTTAATGATTTTTCTATGACCGACCAAGTCCTTGGTCTTTATAATGCCAAGCAAAAATTTCTGGGAACGGCCTACCTTTCCAAACAAAATAAGGGAATTGGCTGGTTGGTCTCGCGAAAGAGCGTCCAATTAGATAAGACTTTCTTTGTCGACCTTTTTGAAAAAGCCCGAGCAAAACGGCAGATTTATGAAAATGATGACCTGACTACAGCTTACCGCCTCTTCAATCAGGACGGCGATAACTTTGGTGGAATCAGCATTGATCGCTATGGGGATTATGCCCTCTTCTCTTGGTATAACGCTTACCTTTATAGCTTAAAAGATAGTGTTGTGGCGGCCTTTCAAGAAGTCTATCCAGAGCTTGTTGGTGCTTACGAAAAGATTCGCTTTCAGGGGTTGGATTACCAGTCTGCCCACCTTTACGGTCAGGAGGCTCCTGATCGTTTGACTATTTTAGAAAATGGCGTTAGCTACAGCGTTTTTCTCAACGATGGTTTAATGACAGGGATTTTTCTGGACCAACGTGAAGTCAGAGCCAGTCTCACCAACGGTTTGGCCTTGGGGAAGACGGTTCTCAATACCTTTTCCTACACAGCTGCTTTTTCGGTAGCTGCTGCCATGGGAGGCGCAGTAGAAACAACCTCGGTTGACTTGGCCAAGCGGTCTCGCGAACTGTCGCAGGCGCATTTCCTAGCCAATGGTCTAGCTATGGATCAGCACAAGTTGGTTGTCATGGATATCTTTGACTATTATCGTTATGCCAAACGTAAGGGCTTGACTTATGATCTCATCGTCATCGATCCCCCCAGTTTTTCTCGCCATAAAAAACAGACTTTTTCGGTGGCAAAGGACTATCACAAGTTGATTTCCCAAGCTTTAGAAATTATCAAACCCGGCGGAATTCTTATCGCTTCTACCAATGCTTCCAACCTGTCGGTTGGACAATTCAAAAAGCAGTTGGAAAAAGGTTTTGCAGGTCACAAACACCATTATCTCAATTTAAAGCAGTTGCCCGCTGATTTTGCGGTCAATCAAGCTGATCAAACAAGTAATTATTTAAAAGTATACACAATAAAGGTAGAGTAG